The DNA region TCTTCTACAGCTCAAAGCTTCTGAGGTTCTCTCGCAAGCGTTGATGGATGCGATCGCTCCAAAACGGGACAAGAGGCGACCCCCGATCAATCGTTTGCATCGCCAAACCCCTGTCAAAATCCACCAACCCCCGCAGTTTGCCTCTCCCTTTACAGGAGAGATGGAGTCAGAATTTTAGAGTCTTACGAAAATAGCCTTTAAAAGCGACTTCAGGAAACTGTTACAGCGATCGCTGTTTCAACATTTGTCTCAACGACATTAATCTGTCACCGACGACAAATAATTAGTCACTGTACAACAAAAATCAATGGGCGGTACTGGATTTGAACCAGTGGCCACCTGCTTGTAAGGCAGGCGCTCTACCGCTGAGCTAACCGCCCAATTTCACACAATAAAATCAATAATAGCAGATGTTCTCTGAAAAGTGTATAGTTTGCAAAAAGAAGAAATTTACACCTGATGCCTTCTGGTGCAACGCACGATCGCATAACTCTATGGTGCTTGCCAATGGTGGCGGGTGCGACGATGGGGTTGACTCGCAGTAGCGATCTGACTTTAATCGTTTCGGGGGGATTTTTATTCAGCGGGCTGATGTTTAGCCCAGACTTGGATCTCAACTCCCGTCCTTATAAGCGTTGGGGCTGGTTGCGATGGATCTGGATACCTTACCAAAAAAGTCTGCGCCATCGCTCTGTTTTTTCGCATGGGCTAATTATTGGGACGACGTTGCGATCGCTTTATCTATTATTCTGGCTTTTGCTGTTCTTGTTACTGATAAAGGTTCTTGTGCAGTTAGTCTGGGGCGGGGAGTGGAATTGGCAGGTGGTGGCAGATGTGGTTTTGCAATTGTCTCAATACCCTTCTGAATGGATGGCACTTTTTGCAGGTTTAGAATTGGGTGCAATGAGTCACTCGTTCAGCGATTGGGGTGGTTCTGCTTATAAGCGGTTGCAAAAGGGTGGTGTGGGTGCTTTGATGCCTAAGCGAGTTAAGCGTAAGCGAGGAGGTAAGAAAGGAACCGCAAAGACGCAAAGGACAAGGAAGGTAAGATAGAAAAGAGTTAATAGCCATTAGCCATTAGCCGATATTTATGTCTAATTCTTCTGAATCTGCATTGTCCGCACTGCAACAGTTGATGGAGGTAGTTGCAAGGTTGCGATCGCCTCAAGGTGGTTGTCCGTGGGATTTGGCACAAACTCCCGAAACGCTGACTCCTTATGTGATTGAGGAAGCTTATGAGGTGGTGGATGCAATTCGTAGTGGTGAGAAGGATGCGATCGCAGAAGAACTGGGAGATTTACTTTTACAGGTGGTACTGCAAGCTCAAATTGCTAGCGAATTCGGTCAATTTAGCTTAACTGAGGTGGCTGCTGGTATCACCGAAAAGTTGATTCGCCGTCATCCTCATGTGTTTGGAGATGTTGAAGTCAAAAGTGTGGAGGAAGTTCACGAGAATTGGCAGCAAATCAAGGCAGCTGAAAAAGGCGAAACCGCTGAACAAACCACGTTACTGACTCACAAACTGGATCGCTATTCTCGCACACTCCCGCCGCTGATGGCTGCGATGAAGATATCCCAAAAAGCGGCGGCGGCTGGGTTTGAATGGGAGAATGTGGAAGGGGTTTGGGCGAAGTTCAGAGAAGAGTTGGCAGAATTTGAAGAAGCATTGCAACAGGAAGATAAAGCTCATCAGCAGGCGGAACTCGGAGATTTACTTTTTACTGTAATTAATCTCGCCCGTTGGTATAAATTAGACCCGTCAGAAGCTTTACAGGGGACAAATAAGCGATTTATCGGGCGGCTGAAAAAAATGGAGGCGATCGCAGACCGTCCTCTCTCAGATTACACTTTGGATGAGTTAGAAAATCTTTGGCAACAAGCAAAAGCTGACCTAGCTAAGCAAAACCAAGAGAGTTTTTAATGTTGATATATTAATTTAAGACTTATAACTTTTAAGCTGCTACTTGTGAGTTCTTAACGAGGATGCGATACAATTCATCTTCAAGCCAGCACTCATCTTCTTCTGTCAACACTAGCCTTGCTTGTCGCCAGATACCAGCTAACTCTGAGTCTGTGTACTGCGAAATCAGTTCATTTGATAGCTCTTCCAAAGCTATTGCATTTTTAGCGATCGCTACTGATGCCAGTCTCCAGACTAACCATTCTTTCTCTGATACCGCACTCATTTTCTTTAACCACTTCCTGATTGTATCTCCTAACTTAAGGGTGATTCGATTCTCAGGTCTTCAGTAATAATGCTGAATCTGTGTATCTTCATATACTCTTTAAATTAAAGCCATACTTGGATAAATTTGCGATGAAATTTTTTGTAAAAAAGTGGCTTTTCTGGTTCTATTCGCTACCAAAACAAAGGGGCAATGAGCGCTCCTCGCCCCTTTCCTAGGCTTAAAGGTGTGGAAGTGTGAAAAGTTGAAAGATTTAGAACAGTGACGGGAATACAAAACCTAAAGCGATCGCTTCCTCTAACCGATCTGTGCGTTGATATGCTTTAATCAGTCCCATCTGCGCCTGCAAATAGTTTTTCGAGCTAGTAGCGGCACAATCGCAAAAAGCTTCTCAGGATTGCACCGCCTCTGGAAAGCGTTTTTGTTTCAGCGCTGTTTGTCCGGCGTTGAGTAGTTCGCTTTGATTTGCTGCTTTCGGTTCTGGGGATGCAGGGGACATTACTTTCAGCGCTTGCTGCCCTTAACGTGTTTCGCGTTGTCGTAACCAACCAAGTTATGCACCATCGGGGAGGTCGCCATACTTTGACTATCGACAATCGCTTCCGAGGGACTGCTGGGACGACCATTGTCCGCTCTGACCCAAAGAGAATAAACGGTCATGCATCGCTTTTCCGAAACATTCTATAGAACGTCTCTACTTGCCACAACCTATAAAGGAATTGCTCTTATCTCGTACCAATTAACTCCAATCTTCTGTATCTTGTCGCTTAGCGCGACTTTTATAAGCAAGACCGCGAGAGTGAATTTGACGGGTTTTTTCATAGAGTTCTTCTTCGGTCAAGTTCCACGCTTGAAGAACTTTATTCAGGTCTTGTTGGATATCTCTTGCGCCGGGAAAGCGGTAATAGCGAATGCGTAGCCTGGCAAGTTCTGCCAGGTTATAATCATTAATTTCCCCGTTTAAGAGGTTGTTAACAAGTGCGCGATCGCGACTGTACAGAGGATGCTGTTGGTCTTTTTCGTTACTCATAGGGAAAAAGGTAATTTTTTTTCCATTAGCTATTCTTAAATCTCAACTTCATCTCCTACCTGTAAAATTTTACCCGCTTCCGATTCTGGTATCTGCGTATTTAAGCTCAACCGAAAAAAGTGATTGAAGCGAGATAAATTTACGCCATCAGGCAAAGTTTCTTGGCGCTGACTCACGAAAATTTTTTGAAAGCTAGGATAAACTTCTCCCGTAAAGGTGTCTCGTGTTGGCACCACACAACGCTGACAGGGATTCACCCCCATCATCTGCACATCTTTGACTTGAAACTGCATTCCTATACCAACTTCTGCAAACAGTCGATCCTCCCAAAATTGGGGAACGCCGCCAATTTCCAGATTAGCTCGAATGCGGCGACGCATCTCCTCTACAGGGGAAATCGCACCTTTTTCTAGCTCGGGAAACCAGGAAGCAACTGTTTCCAAGGTTGCAGTGCTAATTACCGTTGGGCCAGAAGCATCAGTATCATCTGGAAAGCCTAAAAGAGAGTTTTGCAGCAATTTTACCTTGAAGCCGAAATACTCGCTCAACCAAGCTTCTAGTTCAGCACGTTCTCGTTCGAGGTGAAAAACTCCTCCCAGCTTGGTTCCCTGGACTTCTAAGCAGACGCGATTAATCGTGTCGCTACTAGCGTCAATATCAAATGATGTCCGTAGTAAATGAACTTTCGGGTTCCGCTTGCCATTGACAAACTTACCATGTTGGTCAACAATGGCAAACTCTCGGTCATGCTGTAATGCACCACTTTTGAGAACGGTTGCCTTAGTAACAGCAACACCGTCCAGCGATTTAATGGGATAAATCAGAATCCGGGTGAGGTAAGGCATGGGAGAATTAAGAGTTGTAGAGATGCGATGTATCGCGTCTTGAGTTATGAGTTAGAAATTCCTAACTTTGGACATGATACAGGACTTTAACGAAAGCAAACCAAATACAAAAGAAGGTAGAGAAACGATGGGTTCTCTACCTTCTTTTTAGTTTTTAGCCAGTGTGAAAGCTATGAATCTTGAATTAATAACTCAAGAGCTTTTATTCTGCGGCTTGGGGTAACAGCTCTCGCTTTTCTCCTTGCAGCACTTTCACTTCCTTGGTGGTTTCATCGACATCGACAATCGCCGTGTCGCCATCCGAAATCCGACCGCTCAAGATTTCTTCGGCTAAGCTGTCCTCCAAGAGGCGCATGATAGCTCGGCGTAGTGGACGCGCACCGTAGCTGGGATTATACCCCTCCTCCACAAGGCGATCCTTGAAGCGTTCGGTAACTTCCAAGATGATTCCCTGCTCCGCAAGTCGTCCCACCACCTCTTTGAGCATGATGTCGGAGATTTCCTTCACCTCGTCCTTCGTCAATTGGCGGAAGACGATGATCTCGTCGAGACGGTTCAGGAACTCTGGACGGAAGTATTGCTTCAGTTCCTCGTTCACCAGTGACCGAATGCGGGTGTATTGTGCCTCTGCTTCGTTTTCTTGAGTATCGAAGAAGCCTAAGCCTGTGCCACCTTTTTCTATCACCTTAGAACCGATGTTGGAGGTAAGAATCAGCAAGGTGTTCTTGAAGTCCACTGTGCGTCCCTTGGCATCAGTCAGGCGACCGTCTTCCAAGATTTGCAGCAGCATATTGAAGACATCTGGGTGTGCTTTCTCGATTTCGTCGAATAGCACCACGGTATATGGACGACGGCGCACTGCTTCGGTGAGCTGTCCGCCTTCGTTGTAACCGACATACCCTGGAGGCGAACCAATCAGTTTAGAAACTGTGTGTCGCTCCATGTATTCCGACATATCCAGGCGAATCATCGCTTCTTCTGATCCGAAGAAGTATGCTGCCAAAGATTTCGCTAATTCTGTCTTACCTACTCCGGTGGGGCCAGAGAAGACAAAGCTGGCAATCGGTCGGTTGGGATTCTTCAGTCCTACCCGTGCGCGACGAATGGCGCGAGATACCGCTTTGACAGCCTCTTCTTGACCGATGAGGCGGTTGTGTAGGGTATCTTCCATGTGCAGCAGTTTCTCGGATTCAGATTCTGTGAGTTTGTTCACAGGTACTCCTGTCCAAGAAGCTACAATTTGGGCGATGTCTTCTTCGGTGACGACGGGTGAGGCACTGTCATCGCGGGTGGTAGACTCGGTTTTCTTAGCATTAGCGATCGCGCGGATTTCTGCTTTAATTTCCATTTCGCGATCGCGTAGTTCCCCGGCTCGGTCGAAGTCCTGACTCCGCACTGCGTCGTCTTTGTCTTTGAGAACTTGACGCAGTTCTTTGTCCAGTTCCTTCGCGGCTGGCGGAAGCTGCGAGTTAATCAGGCGCACTCGCGAACCCGCTTCATCAATTAGGTCAATTGCTTTGTCTGGCAAGTAACGGTCTGAGATGTAACGGTCTGAAAGCTTAGCAGCAGCTTCAACCGCCTCATCAGAGATTTTCAGTTTGTGGTGTTGCTCGTAACGTTCGCGCAAACCATACAAAATTTCAATTGTTTCGGTAACTGTCGGCTCTCCTACCATTACTGGTTGGAATCTCCGCTCTAAGGCTGCATCCCGCTCAATGTGCTTGCGGTATTCATCCAGCGTCGTTGCGCCGATGCACTGCAATTCACCTCTTGCCAAGGCGGGTTTCAGAATGTTTGCTGCGTCGATGGCACCTTCTGCTGCACCCGCACCAATCAAGGTATGTACCTCGTCAATCACGAGAATTACATTCCCCGCCGAGCGGATTTCATCCATGATTTTCTTTAAGCGTTCTTCAAATTCACCCCGGTATTTGGTGCCTGCTACCAGCAAACCAATATCCAAAGTGACGACGCGCTTATCTTCCAGAATATCTGGGATATCGTTGTTGGCGATTCGTGATGCCAAACCTTCTGCGATCGCAGTTTTTCCGACTCCTGGTTCCCCAATCAATACTGGGTTATTCTTCGTTCTGCGTCCCAGAATCTGAATTACCCGTTCAATTTCCTTTGCCCGACCAACTACTGGATCAAGCTTGCCCTCAGATGCCATTTGAGTTAGATTGGAGCCAAACTCATCTAAGGTTGGTGTCTTCGTGCGTCCGCCTGAAGTTGGTGCGCCGACTTCTGCCGTCTCTCCCAACATTCTAATTACTTGCGTCCGCACCTTCGAGAGGTCTACGCCTAAGTTTTCCAAAACTCTCGCCGCCACCCCTTCACCTTCCCGGATTAGACCCAGAAGCAGGTGTTCCGTTCCAATGTAGTTATGCCCTAGCTGACGAGCTTCTTCTAAAGATAACTCTAAAACGCGCTTGGCTCTGGGGGTGAACGGAATTTCTACCGCCACAAAGCCGGAACCGCGACCGATGATTTTTTCCACCTCTATTCTGGCATCTTTGAGGTTTACCCCCATTGATTTCAGGACTTTGGCGGCTACACCAGTACCTTCTCCAATTAGACCCAGGAGGATCTGCTCCGTACCCACGAAGTTATGTCCCAGGCGACGTGCTTCTTCCTGGGCCAACATGATTACTTTAATGGCTTTTTCTGTGAAGCGTTCAAACATGGCGGCTTGTTATTTCCCTGCTGCGTGCCTGTAACGTGATTCTAACATAGGGTTTTTGTGAGGCTGTTACCTTACAGATAATCAACGATCTCACAATTTATTTATTACAGTTTCCCTATCTAATTAGTTGGGATTAGCGAAGTCTACTATCTAAGGTTAGAAACTTTAAATTTTTTAACCTTTAGGAGTAGGTTAAAATACTGAAAATTTAAAGCCAGATGCGGCGAGGCGATCGGAGGCGGTAAAGTACCAATCGCTTAAAGTCTGTTTAAATTCTGGTTTCTGAAGACCGCCGCGCCATAAAATTAGCGCATCTTCACCAGTATCTTTGTAATAATGTCGCCGTCTGCCCACTTCCTCAAAGCCAAACTTCTCGTAAAGAGAACGTGCTGCTTGATTAGAAGTTCTCACTTCTAGCGTCGCCCATTCTAGCCCTCGTTCCCAAGCACTTTTGAGTAAAGCGTAAAGCATCGCCTGACCCAATCCCAAACCCCGGTACTCTGGATGAACCGCCAAAATTGTGATGTGCGCCTCCTCTAAAATTGCCCAGAGGCAACACAATCCTACTATAGTTTCCACGTTGTCAGGTGGGAAGGTGGGGTTGTTGGAAGCTGACAACTGACAACTAGACAATTCTTGCGCGATCGCTGATGATTGACCCCTGACCATTATCAGCAAGTCACTATTAGGACTTTCTAGCTCTCGCTTGTAACCATCTAGAGTCCACAGTTCCCCAAAACAAAGTTTATCTAACTCCACTACCGCACTTAGCTGCTCTGCTGTTAGCGGCTTAAGTTCTAAAAAATTCACAGTTAACAATTGTACACTAAAAAACAAGACGCACTCGATGCCTGTTAAGCAAGGACAAATATCAGATCATGTTATTGACACCAAATGTCGGGGTTCAAAATTCTGGACGTAAGTATCTACCGACTCCGACAGAAACTCAGGAAACTCCCTCGCCAAATCAGGAACTTTTGCCCCTGACATCTAAAGTCAACAGTCAGGATTGTCTGGAAATTGGCGGATGTGATGTAACGACACTTGTCCAGCAATTTGGTTCGCCACTTTATATTTTGGACGAAGAAACGCTGCGAACAGCTTGTCGTCAGTATCGGGATGGTTTTAAGCGTCATTATGCCGGGTCTTCGCAGGTGCTGTATGCTTCTAAAGCATGGAGTTGCCTAGCTGTTTGCGCGATCGCTCGTTCGGAAGGCTTGGGAATTGATGTAGTATCCGGGTGCGAACTCTACACCGCCCTAAAAGCTGGTGTCAGTCCCGACAAAATTTATTTCCACGGTAACAATAAATCGGTGGAAGAACTGACTCTGGCTGTAGAATCTCGCTGCACCATTGT from Funiculus sociatus GB2-C1 includes:
- a CDS encoding metal-binding protein — encoded protein: MPSGATHDRITLWCLPMVAGATMGLTRSSDLTLIVSGGFLFSGLMFSPDLDLNSRPYKRWGWLRWIWIPYQKSLRHRSVFSHGLIIGTTLRSLYLLFWLLLFLLLIKVLVQLVWGGEWNWQVVADVVLQLSQYPSEWMALFAGLELGAMSHSFSDWGGSAYKRLQKGGVGALMPKRVKRKRGGKKGTAKTQRTRKVR
- the mazG gene encoding nucleoside triphosphate pyrophosphohydrolase, whose translation is MSNSSESALSALQQLMEVVARLRSPQGGCPWDLAQTPETLTPYVIEEAYEVVDAIRSGEKDAIAEELGDLLLQVVLQAQIASEFGQFSLTEVAAGITEKLIRRHPHVFGDVEVKSVEEVHENWQQIKAAEKGETAEQTTLLTHKLDRYSRTLPPLMAAMKISQKAAAAGFEWENVEGVWAKFREELAEFEEALQQEDKAHQQAELGDLLFTVINLARWYKLDPSEALQGTNKRFIGRLKKMEAIADRPLSDYTLDELENLWQQAKADLAKQNQESF
- a CDS encoding DUF3288 family protein, with the translated sequence MSNEKDQQHPLYSRDRALVNNLLNGEINDYNLAELARLRIRYYRFPGARDIQQDLNKVLQAWNLTEEELYEKTRQIHSRGLAYKSRAKRQDTEDWS
- a CDS encoding MOSC domain-containing protein; the protein is MPYLTRILIYPIKSLDGVAVTKATVLKSGALQHDREFAIVDQHGKFVNGKRNPKVHLLRTSFDIDASSDTINRVCLEVQGTKLGGVFHLERERAELEAWLSEYFGFKVKLLQNSLLGFPDDTDASGPTVISTATLETVASWFPELEKGAISPVEEMRRRIRANLEIGGVPQFWEDRLFAEVGIGMQFQVKDVQMMGVNPCQRCVVPTRDTFTGEVYPSFQKIFVSQRQETLPDGVNLSRFNHFFRLSLNTQIPESEAGKILQVGDEVEI
- a CDS encoding ATP-dependent Clp protease ATP-binding subunit; translated protein: MFERFTEKAIKVIMLAQEEARRLGHNFVGTEQILLGLIGEGTGVAAKVLKSMGVNLKDARIEVEKIIGRGSGFVAVEIPFTPRAKRVLELSLEEARQLGHNYIGTEHLLLGLIREGEGVAARVLENLGVDLSKVRTQVIRMLGETAEVGAPTSGGRTKTPTLDEFGSNLTQMASEGKLDPVVGRAKEIERVIQILGRRTKNNPVLIGEPGVGKTAIAEGLASRIANNDIPDILEDKRVVTLDIGLLVAGTKYRGEFEERLKKIMDEIRSAGNVILVIDEVHTLIGAGAAEGAIDAANILKPALARGELQCIGATTLDEYRKHIERDAALERRFQPVMVGEPTVTETIEILYGLRERYEQHHKLKISDEAVEAAAKLSDRYISDRYLPDKAIDLIDEAGSRVRLINSQLPPAAKELDKELRQVLKDKDDAVRSQDFDRAGELRDREMEIKAEIRAIANAKKTESTTRDDSASPVVTEEDIAQIVASWTGVPVNKLTESESEKLLHMEDTLHNRLIGQEEAVKAVSRAIRRARVGLKNPNRPIASFVFSGPTGVGKTELAKSLAAYFFGSEEAMIRLDMSEYMERHTVSKLIGSPPGYVGYNEGGQLTEAVRRRPYTVVLFDEIEKAHPDVFNMLLQILEDGRLTDAKGRTVDFKNTLLILTSNIGSKVIEKGGTGLGFFDTQENEAEAQYTRIRSLVNEELKQYFRPEFLNRLDEIIVFRQLTKDEVKEISDIMLKEVVGRLAEQGIILEVTERFKDRLVEEGYNPSYGARPLRRAIMRLLEDSLAEEILSGRISDGDTAIVDVDETTKEVKVLQGEKRELLPQAAE
- the rimI gene encoding ribosomal protein S18-alanine N-acetyltransferase, translating into MNFLELKPLTAEQLSAVVELDKLCFGELWTLDGYKRELESPNSDLLIMVRGQSSAIAQELSSCQLSASNNPTFPPDNVETIVGLCCLWAILEEAHITILAVHPEYRGLGLGQAMLYALLKSAWERGLEWATLEVRTSNQAARSLYEKFGFEEVGRRRHYYKDTGEDALILWRGGLQKPEFKQTLSDWYFTASDRLAASGFKFSVF